One window of the Nitrospiraceae bacterium genome contains the following:
- a CDS encoding peptidyl-prolyl cis-trans isomerase, producing MTGLSQREEVRLEERVGPDQDDPASVGGTPSRLRRWGREPLLHFLLIGVVLFIGYQALQPETTGRNSSNRIVLTMDDLRQLRATWLAQGRPSPTHEDMRRLIENKVHEEIFYREALALGLDKEDIIVKRRLAQKMEFLVQDLAALHDPTTEELRAWFEKNPDRFAPPPRVSFHHLYFSPDRRGPGVKKEAASAREQLNGKPLNSPVLSTLGDPFMFQDFYNDRTPDQVAAVFGTTFAETLLQLTPRSWEGPIESGLGWHVVWVEAHTPGRTPAFEEIEPDIKAQWSEEQRIESSRRTFEAMKARYEVVLPHAPAIDDMTADTTETKGAP from the coding sequence ATGACCGGTCTGAGCCAGCGTGAAGAAGTGCGGTTGGAAGAACGCGTTGGTCCGGATCAGGATGATCCCGCTTCCGTCGGGGGAACACCATCGCGTCTCAGGCGTTGGGGACGCGAACCGCTGCTGCACTTCCTGCTGATCGGCGTTGTGTTATTTATCGGATACCAGGCGCTGCAACCGGAAACGACCGGGCGTAATTCATCCAATCGCATTGTGTTGACCATGGACGATCTGCGCCAACTCAGGGCAACGTGGCTTGCGCAAGGACGCCCTTCGCCCACTCACGAGGATATGCGTCGTCTCATCGAAAACAAGGTCCACGAGGAGATCTTCTACCGGGAGGCGCTTGCCCTGGGTCTGGATAAGGAAGACATCATCGTCAAACGCCGACTGGCACAGAAGATGGAGTTTCTCGTCCAAGATCTCGCTGCCCTTCACGACCCGACGACTGAAGAACTCCGGGCCTGGTTCGAGAAGAATCCCGATCGCTTCGCGCCGCCCCCACGGGTGTCGTTCCATCATCTCTATTTTTCCCCTGACCGGCGTGGCCCAGGGGTAAAAAAAGAGGCTGCATCAGCGCGTGAACAGCTTAACGGGAAGCCATTGAATTCGCCCGTTTTGTCAACGCTGGGCGATCCTTTCATGTTCCAGGACTTCTACAATGACCGGACGCCGGATCAGGTGGCCGCGGTCTTCGGCACCACGTTTGCCGAAACATTGCTCCAACTCACGCCGCGATCCTGGGAAGGCCCGATTGAGTCCGGATTGGGCTGGCACGTCGTCTGGGTAGAGGCGCACACACCGGGTCGCACGCCCGCCTTCGAAGAAATCGAGCCGGACATTAAAGCTCAATGGAGCGAAGAGCAACGCATCGAATCCAGCCGCCGGACGTTTGAGGCAATGAAAGCCCGCTACGAGGTGGTCCTGCCTCACGCACCTGCGATCGATGACATGACGGCGGACACCACGGAGACGAAGGGAGCGCCATGA
- a CDS encoding arylsulfatase, whose translation MKALLTPFRLAVLLILSGLTTAQATETKPNIVIIWGDDIGQSNISAYSHGVMGYQTPNIDRVAREGMMFTDYYAEQSCTAGRASFITGQSGLRTGMTKVGLPGATLGLQKEDPTIAELLKAQGYATGQFGKNHLGDRNEFLPTVHGFDEFYGNLYHLNAEEEPELPDYPKNPAFRAKFGPRGVMDCKASATDDQTVDPRFGKVGKQICTDTGPLTKKRMETIDDDIAQRAVDFIQRQNKAGKPAFVWVNFTHMHFRTHTKAESVGQSGRWQSPYHDAMIDHDKNVGQVLKVLDDLGIADNTFVMYSTDNGPHMNTWPDAAMTPFRNEKNSNWEGAYRVPAMVRWPGKINPGQVSNQMVAHHDWMPTLLAVAGDAQVADKLQKGYKVGDMTYKVHLDGYNLLPYLTGQAVTSPRESFLYVNDDQQLTGLRYDNWKIVFLEQRTQGTLRIWAEPFVNLRVPKIFNLRTDPYERADITSNTYYDWLLDHVFLLVPAQGYVGKFLTTFKDYPQRQKAASFNMDEVMEKLKETSSQ comes from the coding sequence ATGAAAGCACTACTGACCCCCTTTAGGCTGGCCGTCCTGCTGATATTGAGCGGACTGACGACAGCACAAGCCACTGAAACAAAACCTAATATCGTCATCATTTGGGGCGATGACATCGGACAAAGCAATATCAGCGCATACTCCCACGGCGTAATGGGCTACCAGACCCCCAACATCGATCGGGTAGCCAGGGAAGGCATGATGTTCACCGACTATTACGCCGAGCAAAGCTGCACCGCCGGTCGTGCGTCGTTCATCACCGGTCAATCCGGCTTGCGTACCGGCATGACCAAGGTCGGCTTACCGGGCGCTACGTTAGGCTTGCAAAAGGAAGACCCGACGATTGCCGAGTTATTAAAAGCACAAGGCTATGCCACCGGCCAGTTCGGCAAGAACCATCTGGGAGACCGCAACGAATTCCTGCCTACCGTGCACGGTTTTGATGAGTTCTATGGCAACCTTTATCACCTCAACGCCGAGGAAGAGCCTGAGCTTCCCGACTACCCGAAAAATCCTGCGTTCCGTGCCAAGTTCGGACCGCGCGGGGTGATGGACTGCAAGGCCTCCGCCACGGATGACCAGACTGTAGATCCGCGGTTCGGCAAAGTCGGCAAGCAGATCTGTACGGACACCGGCCCTCTAACCAAAAAGCGGATGGAAACCATCGACGATGACATCGCTCAGCGAGCCGTTGACTTTATTCAGCGCCAGAACAAGGCCGGAAAACCGGCCTTCGTCTGGGTAAACTTTACCCACATGCATTTCCGCACGCATACCAAGGCGGAGAGTGTCGGCCAATCCGGGCGCTGGCAGAGTCCTTACCACGACGCCATGATTGACCACGATAAGAACGTCGGTCAGGTCCTCAAGGTGCTGGACGATTTGGGCATTGCCGACAACACCTTTGTGATGTACAGCACCGACAATGGTCCGCACATGAACACCTGGCCGGATGCAGCGATGACGCCATTCCGAAATGAGAAAAACTCGAACTGGGAAGGCGCCTACCGGGTGCCGGCAATGGTTCGCTGGCCGGGCAAAATCAACCCGGGTCAGGTTTCGAACCAGATGGTCGCCCACCATGACTGGATGCCGACACTTCTGGCCGTGGCAGGTGACGCGCAGGTGGCGGATAAACTGCAAAAGGGGTACAAAGTCGGCGATATGACCTACAAGGTCCACCTTGACGGCTACAACCTCCTGCCGTATCTGACAGGGCAGGCCGTGACGAGTCCGCGGGAATCGTTCTTGTATGTCAACGACGACCAGCAACTGACCGGTTTGCGCTACGACAACTGGAAAATCGTGTTCCTGGAGCAGAGGACCCAGGGCACGTTACGTATATGGGCGGAGCCGTTCGTCAACTTGCGGGTTCCAAAAATTTTCAATCTCCGCACGGATCCTTACGAGCGAGCAGATATTACATCCAATACCTATTACGACTGGCTGCTGGATCACGTCTTCCTGTTGGTACCCGCCCAGGGATATGTTGGGAAATTCCTGACAACGTTCAAGGACTATCCACAGCGGCAGAAGGCCGCCAGCTTCAATATGGATGAAGTAATGGAGAAGCTGAAGGAAACCTCGTCCCAATAA
- a CDS encoding formylglycine-generating enzyme family protein, which translates to MTCDMGISAAKPGRALSVTNRQPTMPMDQPSPSAEASSDTEHSSPPSDPAPEGMVWIPGGEFSMGAADLSDGEMNDVGMHATLDSRPIHRVYVDGFWMDKTEVTNAQFQRFVDATGYVTVAERTPRAEDFPGAPPENLVAGSVVFTPPDHSVPLDNHFQWWSYIRGANWRHPLGPGSDLKGRDQFPVVHMAYEDAVVYAKWAGNRLPTEAEWEFAARGGLSGKVYPWGNEFRKDGQWMANSFQGHFPQQDTGKDQYPGIGPVAKFPPNGYGLYDVAGNVWEWTSDWYRPDYYARLAIAGGVAHNPQGPDSPFDPSEPGEQKRVHRGGSFLCTDQYCSRYMVGTRGKGEINTGTNHLGFRTVRSLQSKKEQSPMREAPQAKEKE; encoded by the coding sequence ATGACCTGCGATATGGGTATTTCGGCTGCGAAGCCCGGCCGGGCTCTGTCAGTGACGAATCGGCAACCAACCATGCCTATGGACCAGCCGTCCCCATCCGCGGAGGCTTCATCAGATACTGAACACTCGTCACCGCCCTCCGATCCTGCTCCGGAGGGAATGGTTTGGATTCCCGGTGGTGAATTTTCCATGGGGGCAGCGGATTTATCCGATGGGGAGATGAACGATGTCGGCATGCACGCGACGCTCGATTCCCGGCCGATTCATCGGGTCTATGTCGATGGATTCTGGATGGATAAAACAGAGGTCACCAATGCACAGTTCCAACGGTTCGTCGACGCCACCGGCTATGTCACGGTCGCGGAACGCACACCACGTGCGGAGGATTTCCCAGGTGCCCCACCGGAGAACCTGGTTGCCGGATCCGTCGTGTTTACTCCACCGGACCATTCCGTGCCGCTCGATAACCATTTCCAATGGTGGAGTTACATACGAGGCGCAAACTGGCGCCATCCGCTTGGTCCAGGGAGTGACCTCAAAGGGCGCGACCAATTTCCTGTTGTGCACATGGCGTATGAGGACGCGGTCGTCTATGCGAAGTGGGCCGGCAACCGACTCCCGACTGAAGCGGAATGGGAATTTGCCGCGCGGGGAGGATTAAGCGGAAAAGTCTATCCCTGGGGAAATGAGTTTCGAAAAGACGGCCAATGGATGGCCAATAGCTTTCAGGGTCATTTCCCGCAACAGGACACGGGGAAGGACCAGTATCCGGGCATCGGGCCTGTGGCAAAATTTCCCCCCAACGGGTATGGACTGTATGACGTAGCCGGGAACGTATGGGAATGGACGAGTGACTGGTATCGGCCCGATTATTACGCACGACTCGCCATAGCAGGCGGAGTCGCACACAATCCCCAAGGGCCGGACTCCCCGTTCGATCCCAGCGAGCCAGGCGAACAAAAACGCGTGCACCGTGGCGGGTCGTTTTTGTGCACCGATCAATACTGCTCCCGTTACATGGTCGGCACACGCGGCAAAGGTGAAATCAACACGGGAACCAATCACCTGGGATTTCGCACGGTCCGCTCATTGCAATCCAAAAAAGAACAATCGCCCATGAGGGAAGCTCCACAAGCAAAGGAGAAGGAGTAA
- a CDS encoding arylsulfatase has protein sequence MKMVPVKWMGSLPLMALTLTIGSGGGDVFAQDVLPKPEPAFHGTIGKTYKDSKPDFPKPLQAPAGAPNVLIVLLDDVGFGHAGTFGGAVATPTLDRLAKNGLRYNRFHTTALCSPTRAALLTGRNHHSVGTGVIIELGTGFPGYTGIVPNTTAGFPEILRQNGYTTAAFGKWHNTPDNEITPSGPFDRWPTGKTWGFEYFYGFMNGETHQYYPVLYRNTTPVPQPKTPEEGYHLTEDLVDDAIGWMNQVNATNPEKPWFMYFSTGAIHGPHHTPKAYRDKYKGKFDAGWDQYREETFARQKKLGVIPPNTKLTPRPKELPAWDDQPENAKRVYRRLMENYSGFLEHTDMEVGRLLAAVEKSGELDNTLIFYIVGDNGASGEGGLEGTVNEVASLNGIQLGLAGLEAKFDEIGGPETEPHVPAAWAWAADTPFQWTKQVASHFGGTRNGLVVHWPNGITAKGELRSQFHHIIDVAPTVLDAAHITQPHVVNGVKQEPIQGVSMRYSFDDGHAKSRRTVQYFEMFGNRGIYKDGWIATTRHGRLPWQTGGVVLGSFDSDPWELYNLEEDFSQADNLADRYPDKVKELQAAFLVEAKKYNVLPLDDRLAERFDASLRPNPLAGLKKFSYGPGVTGISESAVLNTHAVPFSITAEVEVDEGGGDGVLAAIGGVTSGWSFYVKDGKPTFYYNFFEVDHARIRSSESLPNGKSRVRVEIMPVEPGPGKPANVKLFVNGKETGSGQIGKTVPFRYSVEPFDIGRDTVSAVSKDYQTPFAFNGRIEQVTIETK, from the coding sequence ATGAAAATGGTACCAGTGAAGTGGATGGGATCTCTGCCATTGATGGCGCTAACGCTGACGATAGGATCAGGTGGGGGCGATGTGTTTGCGCAGGACGTCCTTCCGAAGCCCGAACCGGCCTTTCATGGTACCATCGGCAAGACGTATAAGGATTCGAAACCGGACTTTCCTAAACCTCTTCAGGCACCGGCCGGTGCCCCGAATGTGCTGATCGTCCTGTTGGATGATGTCGGCTTCGGGCATGCCGGGACCTTCGGCGGTGCGGTGGCCACCCCCACCCTCGACCGGCTCGCGAAAAACGGGCTGCGCTACAATCGATTCCACACGACCGCCCTCTGTTCGCCCACGCGCGCCGCCCTGCTTACCGGACGCAACCATCATAGCGTAGGAACGGGGGTGATCATCGAGTTGGGAACGGGGTTTCCAGGCTATACCGGTATAGTGCCTAACACCACGGCCGGATTTCCGGAAATTCTCCGGCAGAACGGATATACCACGGCCGCCTTCGGCAAATGGCACAATACGCCGGACAACGAAATCACGCCGTCAGGTCCTTTCGACCGATGGCCTACCGGAAAGACCTGGGGTTTTGAATATTTCTATGGGTTCATGAACGGAGAGACCCACCAGTATTATCCGGTGCTCTATCGCAATACCACACCGGTCCCCCAACCGAAGACACCGGAAGAGGGCTACCACCTCACCGAAGACCTGGTAGACGACGCCATCGGGTGGATGAATCAGGTGAACGCCACGAATCCGGAAAAACCCTGGTTTATGTACTTCTCCACCGGAGCCATCCATGGCCCGCATCACACGCCCAAGGCCTACCGGGACAAATACAAAGGCAAATTCGATGCCGGTTGGGATCAGTACCGCGAGGAGACGTTCGCCCGTCAGAAAAAACTTGGTGTCATTCCGCCAAACACCAAATTGACACCCAGACCAAAGGAACTGCCGGCCTGGGATGACCAGCCGGAAAATGCCAAACGCGTCTATCGTCGCCTGATGGAAAACTACTCCGGTTTCCTCGAACATACTGACATGGAAGTCGGCCGTCTGCTCGCGGCCGTCGAAAAATCCGGCGAGCTGGACAACACACTGATTTTCTATATCGTGGGCGACAACGGCGCCTCCGGCGAAGGAGGCCTTGAAGGCACGGTCAATGAGGTGGCAAGCCTGAACGGCATCCAATTGGGTCTGGCAGGTCTTGAAGCGAAGTTCGACGAAATCGGCGGACCGGAAACCGAGCCGCATGTCCCGGCTGCCTGGGCCTGGGCCGCCGACACGCCGTTCCAGTGGACCAAGCAGGTCGCCTCACACTTCGGCGGTACGCGCAACGGCCTGGTTGTGCACTGGCCAAATGGCATTACCGCGAAGGGTGAGTTGCGCTCCCAGTTCCACCACATCATTGACGTGGCTCCGACCGTGCTCGATGCCGCGCACATCACCCAACCGCATGTCGTGAACGGCGTGAAGCAGGAGCCGATTCAAGGTGTCAGCATGCGCTACTCATTCGACGATGGCCATGCCAAGTCCCGCCGCACTGTGCAATATTTTGAGATGTTCGGAAACCGCGGCATTTACAAAGACGGCTGGATAGCTACCACGCGGCACGGACGACTGCCGTGGCAGACCGGAGGTGTGGTCCTCGGTTCCTTCGACAGCGACCCCTGGGAACTCTACAACCTGGAGGAAGATTTCTCTCAGGCTGACAATTTAGCGGACAGGTATCCGGACAAAGTGAAAGAGTTGCAGGCGGCGTTCCTTGTCGAGGCGAAAAAATACAACGTATTACCACTCGATGACCGCCTGGCCGAACGCTTCGACGCGTCGCTCCGGCCCAATCCGTTAGCCGGTCTGAAAAAATTCAGCTATGGTCCGGGTGTGACCGGCATCAGCGAATCAGCGGTGCTCAACACTCACGCCGTTCCCTTTAGCATCACCGCCGAGGTGGAAGTCGACGAAGGTGGCGGCGACGGCGTACTCGCTGCTATCGGCGGGGTCACATCAGGCTGGTCCTTCTATGTGAAGGACGGCAAGCCGACGTTCTACTACAACTTTTTCGAGGTGGACCATGCGCGCATCCGGTCGTCCGAGTCATTGCCCAATGGCAAGTCCCGTGTGCGGGTTGAGATCATGCCGGTGGAGCCAGGCCCCGGCAAGCCCGCTAACGTGAAGCTGTTTGTCAACGGCAAGGAAACCGGGAGCGGTCAGATCGGAAAAACAGTGCCGTTCCGCTACAGCGTGGAGCCGTTCGACATTGGACGCGATACCGTGTCTGCCGTGTCGAAGGACTATCAAACCCCGTTTGCCTTCAATGGTCGCATCGAGCAGGTAACGATTGAAACAAAATAG
- a CDS encoding arylsulfatase produces MGMLLAMSAVSVPVWAADAPDRTVLPIHEPEYPPVTELDVRHATPPPRFQVKAPEDAPNVLIVLIDDLGFGQSSAFGGPIPMPTADRLANNGLRYNHFHTTALCSPTRAALLTGRNHHMTNTGSIMETATAFPGNTGQRPESVAPLAMMLRYNGYSTAQFGKNHETAAWEVSPSGPTDRWPTRSGFDKFYGFMGGETNQWSPAVYDGMTKVEVSKDPDYHFMTDMTDQAIKWMRFQKSLTPDKPFFMYFAPGATHAPHHVPQEWIAKNKGRFDQGWDKVREETLARQIKLGVVPEGTTLAPKPKAIKDWDNLTADEKKLFTRQMEVFAGFAEYTDTEVGRLIDAINDMGQLDNTLVFYILGDNGASAEGGMNGMFNEMTYFNGLQEKVEDILKHYDTLGGPTTYNHYAAGWAVAGDTPFTWTKQVASSYGGTRNGMIVHWPKSVKAKGELRTQWHHVIDIAPTILEAARLPEPKAVNGIPQTPIEGVSLLYSFHDAKAQDRHQTQYFEIFGNRAIYHDGWLASTLHRAPWELKPRRPLQEDQWELYDTRTDFSLINDLADKHPAKLKELQNLFLKEAVKYHVLPIDDRTIERVNPALAGRPDLMAGRTSLAVYEGMTGMSENVFINIKNRSHTITADVEIPEGSVNGVVLAQAGRFGGWSLYLKEGKPTYTYNFLGLMRFTIAADDALPAGKASIRFEFAYVGGGLGKGGTGTIFVNDKKVAQGRIEHTQGMIFSADEGADVGEDGETPVVEDYGIPAPYRFSGSIHKVTIDLKEMKQTDKAAEERGQAIARHKMAIAD; encoded by the coding sequence ATGGGGATGCTTTTGGCTATGTCAGCAGTAAGTGTCCCTGTCTGGGCGGCAGATGCCCCGGACCGGACGGTACTTCCGATTCACGAGCCGGAATACCCTCCCGTCACTGAGCTGGATGTCCGCCATGCCACCCCGCCTCCGCGCTTTCAAGTGAAAGCGCCCGAAGACGCTCCCAACGTGCTCATCGTGCTGATCGACGATTTGGGATTTGGCCAGTCCAGCGCTTTCGGAGGGCCCATTCCCATGCCGACCGCGGACCGTTTGGCTAATAATGGTCTCCGGTATAACCATTTTCATACCACGGCACTCTGCTCTCCGACCCGGGCCGCGCTTCTGACGGGCCGGAATCACCACATGACCAACACGGGATCGATCATGGAAACCGCGACGGCCTTTCCGGGAAATACCGGCCAACGTCCTGAGAGCGTGGCTCCCTTGGCCATGATGCTCCGATACAACGGGTACTCCACCGCACAATTCGGGAAGAATCACGAGACCGCTGCCTGGGAAGTCAGTCCATCCGGACCGACAGACCGCTGGCCGACCCGGAGCGGGTTCGATAAGTTCTACGGATTCATGGGCGGGGAGACAAACCAGTGGTCACCGGCTGTCTACGATGGGATGACTAAAGTGGAAGTATCGAAAGATCCCGACTACCATTTCATGACCGACATGACCGACCAGGCCATCAAGTGGATGCGATTTCAAAAGTCACTCACCCCTGACAAACCGTTTTTTATGTACTTTGCACCTGGAGCCACGCACGCCCCGCATCATGTGCCTCAGGAATGGATCGCAAAAAACAAGGGCCGGTTTGACCAGGGATGGGATAAGGTTCGGGAAGAGACGCTGGCTCGTCAGATCAAGCTGGGCGTGGTGCCTGAGGGGACGACGCTTGCGCCGAAGCCGAAAGCCATTAAGGATTGGGACAATCTGACTGCAGATGAAAAGAAGCTCTTTACCCGCCAGATGGAGGTCTTTGCCGGCTTTGCCGAATACACGGATACCGAAGTCGGACGGCTCATTGACGCCATTAATGACATGGGACAGCTCGACAATACCCTCGTCTTCTACATCCTCGGCGACAACGGGGCGAGTGCGGAAGGCGGAATGAACGGCATGTTCAATGAGATGACCTACTTTAACGGGCTACAGGAGAAGGTCGAGGACATCCTGAAACATTATGATACGCTCGGGGGCCCGACGACCTATAACCATTATGCCGCCGGATGGGCCGTGGCGGGAGATACCCCGTTCACCTGGACCAAGCAGGTTGCCTCGAGCTACGGCGGAACGCGGAACGGGATGATTGTCCATTGGCCAAAGTCGGTGAAGGCAAAGGGCGAATTGCGCACGCAATGGCATCATGTGATTGATATCGCTCCAACCATCCTGGAAGCTGCCCGCCTACCGGAGCCGAAAGCGGTGAACGGCATTCCACAGACTCCCATCGAAGGCGTGAGCCTGCTCTACAGCTTTCATGACGCCAAGGCGCAAGACCGCCATCAGACCCAGTACTTCGAAATATTCGGCAATCGTGCCATCTATCATGACGGGTGGTTGGCGAGTACGCTGCATCGGGCGCCATGGGAATTGAAGCCCCGCAGGCCTCTTCAAGAGGATCAATGGGAACTCTACGACACGCGGACCGACTTCAGTTTGATCAATGACCTGGCCGACAAGCACCCCGCCAAACTCAAAGAGTTGCAGAACCTGTTCTTAAAGGAAGCGGTGAAGTATCACGTGCTTCCGATTGATGATCGAACGATCGAGCGCGTTAACCCAGCCCTTGCCGGCAGACCGGATCTCATGGCCGGACGGACGTCACTCGCCGTGTACGAAGGGATGACGGGCATGTCGGAAAATGTCTTCATCAACATCAAAAACCGATCGCATACCATCACGGCCGACGTGGAGATTCCCGAGGGAAGCGTCAATGGGGTGGTTCTTGCTCAGGCAGGTCGGTTCGGCGGTTGGAGCCTGTATTTGAAGGAGGGCAAACCGACCTATACCTACAATTTCCTTGGCTTGATGCGCTTTACCATTGCCGCGGATGATGCGCTGCCTGCCGGGAAAGCTTCGATCCGCTTTGAGTTCGCGTATGTCGGCGGCGGTTTGGGCAAGGGAGGAACGGGGACAATTTTCGTCAATGACAAGAAGGTTGCCCAAGGACGGATTGAACACACGCAGGGCATGATCTTTTCGGCTGACGAAGGAGCGGATGTGGGTGAGGACGGAGAAACGCCCGTTGTTGAGGACTACGGCATTCCGGCCCCTTATCGGTTTTCCGGATCGATTCACAAAGTGACCATCGATCTGAAGGAAATGAAACAGACCGACAAAGCCGCGGAGGAGAGAGGTCAGGCCATCGCCAGGCATAAAATGGCCATTGCAGATTGA
- a CDS encoding DUF3604 domain-containing protein, translating into MQNRVLFRLNLGSTIRTLLLAGLLIQAGQAAFAQQAPEREAYFGETHVHTSWSLDSYLGFGNTIAGPEEFYKYSLGQPITHPGGFTVKITKPLDWGATTEHAEYLGAVQAALDPDSQLSKTLLGKSLKFGSRVEAEATYKLLTVTMLKNHPLTDLMAPDVLGTYWKRLVEIADKYYQPGKFTTFAAYEWTSTPNSANLHRNIFFLDTKKVPDMPFSAIDSDDPRALWKWMDDQRKAGNELLAITHNPNLSNGLMFPTEVDDRGRPIDKAWAETRMRNEPLGELKQVKGQSETTPGLSPNDEFANYEVVVWQLLGYKGDPRNFGSYIRQAFKDGLAMQDRLGLNPYKFGVVSGSDSHSTAVSYRQNNFFGIHGGNFDETPEKRLEGGHFGFKNLWASPAGLSVVWAEENTREAIFAAMQRKETYSTSGVRLRVRLFGGWEFGPDVLKQKDWVKTAYTKGVSMGGDLPAATAKAPSFVVWAVKDPDSGNLDRIQIVKGWSKNGQTFEKIYDVAWGGTRKPDPATGKLPSIGHTVNLVTATYTNTIGAVELKTVWTDPDFDPSLDAFYYARVLEIPTPRWSTIQAVQLGRVPPDGVPATIQERAWTSPIWYTPNEESRKAAKPGVTVAELTQKGAIALGDEELKQLIVGKTIRVRNSVTGQRFEILHGADGRRLITAVNGNLPSLDVMGELAHGRQMQYEIRDGRYLVDVAGTPFEVIVYKIGNKHVAARSNEFGYANYEIEAADE; encoded by the coding sequence ATGCAGAACCGTGTTCTGTTTCGCCTGAACCTCGGCTCTACCATCAGGACCCTATTGTTAGCCGGACTCTTGATCCAGGCGGGTCAAGCGGCCTTCGCCCAACAGGCACCGGAACGGGAGGCCTATTTCGGGGAAACGCATGTGCATACGAGCTGGTCGCTCGACTCCTATCTCGGATTCGGGAACACCATCGCCGGACCTGAAGAGTTCTACAAGTATTCGCTGGGACAGCCCATCACGCATCCGGGGGGATTCACGGTGAAAATCACCAAACCGCTTGACTGGGGCGCGACCACCGAGCATGCGGAGTATCTCGGAGCCGTTCAGGCCGCACTGGACCCCGATTCGCAGCTCAGCAAGACCTTACTTGGAAAGTCCTTGAAGTTCGGCAGCCGGGTGGAGGCCGAGGCCACGTACAAGCTCCTCACGGTGACCATGCTCAAAAATCATCCCCTTACGGATTTGATGGCCCCTGACGTGTTGGGCACCTACTGGAAGCGGCTGGTGGAGATTGCCGACAAATACTACCAGCCCGGCAAGTTCACGACCTTTGCGGCGTATGAATGGACCTCCACACCCAACAGCGCCAATCTGCATCGCAACATCTTTTTTCTGGATACCAAGAAGGTGCCGGACATGCCCTTCAGCGCGATCGACTCGGACGATCCTCGCGCGCTCTGGAAGTGGATGGACGACCAACGCAAAGCGGGCAACGAGCTCCTCGCGATTACCCATAATCCGAACCTGAGCAATGGCCTGATGTTTCCAACGGAGGTGGATGATCGAGGGCGTCCGATCGACAAGGCGTGGGCGGAGACCCGCATGCGCAACGAACCGCTGGGGGAACTCAAGCAGGTCAAGGGTCAGTCGGAGACCACACCGGGCCTGTCACCCAACGATGAATTTGCCAATTACGAAGTCGTCGTCTGGCAACTCCTGGGTTATAAAGGCGATCCGCGCAATTTCGGCAGCTACATCCGCCAGGCCTTTAAGGACGGACTCGCCATGCAGGACAGGCTCGGCCTCAATCCTTACAAATTCGGTGTCGTCAGCGGATCCGATTCGCATAGCACCGCGGTGTCCTACCGGCAGAACAACTTTTTCGGCATCCACGGAGGTAACTTTGACGAAACACCGGAAAAGCGCCTGGAAGGCGGGCATTTTGGATTCAAGAACCTGTGGGCCAGCCCTGCAGGCTTGAGCGTGGTGTGGGCGGAAGAAAATACGCGCGAGGCCATTTTCGCCGCCATGCAACGCAAGGAGACCTACTCCACCAGCGGCGTCCGCCTCAGGGTAAGGCTATTCGGCGGATGGGAATTCGGACCCGATGTCCTCAAACAGAAGGATTGGGTGAAGACGGCTTATACCAAAGGCGTATCGATGGGTGGCGATCTGCCGGCTGCAACGGCCAAGGCCCCGTCGTTCGTCGTCTGGGCGGTGAAAGACCCCGACAGCGGCAACCTTGATCGCATCCAGATCGTCAAAGGCTGGTCCAAAAATGGTCAGACCTTTGAGAAAATATATGATGTTGCCTGGGGCGGCACGCGGAAACCGGACCCGGCCACGGGTAAACTGCCCTCGATCGGCCACACGGTAAACCTCGTGACGGCAACGTATACGAACACCATTGGCGCAGTGGAGCTGAAGACTGTCTGGACGGACCCGGATTTTGATCCGAGTCTCGACGCATTTTACTACGCCCGTGTTCTGGAGATTCCGACCCCGCGCTGGAGCACCATCCAGGCTGTGCAGTTGGGCAGAGTACCGCCGGACGGTGTGCCGGCGACGATTCAGGAGCGCGCCTGGACATCGCCGATCTGGTACACACCAAACGAAGAGTCACGCAAAGCGGCCAAACCGGGCGTCACCGTCGCCGAACTCACACAGAAGGGCGCGATCGCTCTCGGTGACGAGGAATTGAAACAGTTGATCGTGGGCAAAACCATCCGGGTCCGTAATTCGGTCACCGGACAACGGTTCGAAATCCTCCATGGAGCCGACGGTCGGCGCCTCATCACGGCGGTTAACGGGAATCTGCCAAGCCTGGACGTCATGGGCGAGTTGGCGCATGGCCGCCAAATGCAATATGAAATCCGCGACGGGCGCTACTTGGTGGATGTCGCGGGGACCCCCTTCGAAGTGATCGTCTACAAGATAGGCAACAAGCACGTAGCGGCACGCAGCAATGAGTTCGGGTACGCCAATTATGAGATCGAAGCGGCCGACGAATGA